Proteins encoded in a region of the Nostoc sp. UHCC 0926 genome:
- a CDS encoding Nif11-like leader peptide family natural product precursor, protein MSTQAVNQFLQKVTEDAQLQQKFAKALEAGNDIQATTDLAVKHGYQFTPDELRVEIQNRQNEFQRRQDAGELNEEELEAAAGGTATPYTAVIGGVIGAAGAITGGIITATVNK, encoded by the coding sequence ATGAGTACACAAGCCGTTAATCAATTCTTGCAAAAAGTCACTGAAGATGCACAACTTCAACAGAAGTTCGCTAAAGCCTTGGAAGCAGGAAACGACATACAAGCTACTACTGATTTGGCTGTCAAACATGGTTATCAATTTACTCCCGATGAACTTCGAGTAGAAATTCAGAACCGCCAGAACGAATTTCAACGAAGACAAGATGCAGGAGAACTGAATGAGGAAGAACTAGAAGCTGCTGCGGGCGGCACAGCTACTCCATATACTGCTGTCATTGGAGGAGTTATTGGCGCTGCAGGCGCAATAACAGGCGGAATCATAACCGCTACTGTCAACAAATAA
- a CDS encoding MinD/ParA family ATP-binding protein: protein MSKIVSIHSFRGGTGKSNLTANLAATIARQGKRVGIIDTDIQSPGIHIIFGLDEEKMNRSLNDYLWGRCVIKDAAYDVSNTLNAEGETSRANGSLYLIPSSIKAGEISRVLREGYDVGKLNDGFEDLIRDLNLDYLLIDTHPGLNEETLLAIAISDILVVILRPDRQDFQGTAVTVEVAKKLKVDKMLLVINKVLPAMDFKTLREQMETLYNTSVAGIVPLSEEIIQLASSGLFCLRDADHPFNQTVQEIARQIMDRVELNKVLVGGDRF from the coding sequence ATGTCCAAAATTGTATCTATTCACTCGTTTCGTGGTGGTACTGGCAAATCAAATTTGACTGCAAACTTAGCTGCTACTATTGCACGTCAAGGAAAACGTGTAGGTATTATTGACACTGACATTCAATCACCAGGGATTCATATTATTTTCGGTCTAGACGAAGAAAAAATGAACCGCTCCCTCAATGATTACTTATGGGGGCGCTGTGTAATTAAGGATGCTGCATACGATGTCAGTAATACGTTAAATGCGGAAGGGGAGACATCTCGAGCAAATGGCAGCCTCTACCTAATTCCTTCCAGTATTAAGGCAGGTGAGATTTCCCGAGTCTTGCGCGAGGGTTATGACGTAGGCAAACTTAACGACGGCTTTGAGGATCTGATACGCGATCTTAACCTGGACTATTTGTTGATTGATACTCACCCTGGTTTGAATGAAGAAACCTTACTGGCGATCGCTATCTCTGATATCTTAGTCGTTATCCTGCGTCCAGACCGCCAAGACTTCCAAGGTACTGCGGTAACAGTGGAGGTGGCGAAAAAATTAAAAGTGGACAAAATGCTGCTGGTAATTAATAAGGTGCTACCCGCAATGGATTTCAAAACTTTACGAGAACAGATGGAGACGCTCTATAATACCTCAGTAGCAGGCATTGTGCCTCTTTCTGAAGAGATAATTCAGCTAGCCAGCAGTGGTTTATTTTGCCTGCGTGACGCTGATCATCCGTTTAACCAGACGGTGCAAGAAATTGCTCGGCAGATTATGGATCGGGTTGAGTTAAATAAAGTATTGGTGGGAGGCGATCGCTTTTGA
- a CDS encoding Nif11-like leader peptide family RiPP precursor, whose translation MSVESARAFYERVATDEVLQKQLQNAASDEQRLEIVLAAGYRFTPPEWEVALAKISKSDDRISDAELDAIAGGVSAVPYQPPSSVWSGLEQISFDKLHRLFNPSAWSIRTKLSVALLSVALIPMSFTTYHNLQESLKSAEDSEYRKLELLATNNASRLDQLIIDIQRVAVQVSTDKDVVGFLAATTPQQQIAFRTSMQRTLDNVFRSNPDYDVVYIIDTKGRCVAATNPTFIAQNYAFREYFRFSIQGRPYVSSVLVGTTSGRPGIYFSNPVRSEGGKIVGVAILKIKGEDIWEIVNALQAGSKSYAFLVDERGVIISHPDKSLLYHSLAPLPPEKQKQGGTLYGIDQIKSLNIPELAAMVGAKQTAHTSYYSSVERTRQMIGFAPLQEQPWVLGVNKAHAQFDAPLNQLISQNSRSLLAVGAIAAIIALLLAQSIAKPIRVLTKSAQSLVEQNDFDDHQLAKASYANDDIGQLVHVFLQMAQEVKAREQKLKQQVLELNVEIDEAKKARQVADITQTDYFQQLQQKAQTIKGQLSKNDVTETDYFQQLQQKVQNLKGKSIRSYAQATEESNYKGTEDTERSLSGKSQQSELLLKGDAKGEREE comes from the coding sequence ATGTCTGTTGAAAGCGCACGAGCCTTTTACGAGCGGGTAGCCACGGATGAAGTGTTGCAAAAGCAACTGCAAAACGCTGCCAGTGATGAGCAACGCCTAGAAATCGTACTAGCTGCTGGCTATCGTTTTACACCACCAGAATGGGAAGTTGCTTTAGCTAAAATCTCAAAGTCAGATGATCGCATTAGTGATGCAGAGCTAGATGCGATCGCAGGCGGAGTAAGTGCTGTCCCTTACCAGCCACCCAGCAGTGTATGGTCGGGTTTAGAGCAAATCAGCTTTGATAAATTGCATCGGTTGTTTAACCCCTCTGCTTGGTCTATTAGGACGAAACTCTCGGTAGCACTACTCTCAGTTGCACTTATACCGATGAGCTTCACCACCTATCACAACCTCCAAGAAAGTCTCAAGAGTGCAGAGGACAGCGAATACCGCAAACTGGAACTCTTAGCCACCAATAATGCTAGTCGCCTCGACCAGCTAATTATCGACATCCAGCGTGTTGCTGTTCAAGTCAGTACTGATAAGGATGTGGTGGGTTTTCTCGCTGCTACCACCCCTCAGCAGCAAATAGCTTTCCGCACCTCAATGCAACGAACGCTAGATAACGTCTTTCGCTCTAATCCCGACTATGATGTTGTTTACATCATAGACACAAAGGGACGCTGCGTCGCTGCCACCAATCCTACATTCATTGCTCAAAACTACGCCTTCCGCGAATACTTCCGCTTTAGTATCCAGGGACGCCCTTACGTCTCTAGCGTTCTTGTCGGTACAACGAGTGGACGACCAGGCATCTACTTCTCCAACCCTGTACGGTCTGAGGGCGGCAAGATTGTGGGCGTGGCAATCTTAAAAATCAAGGGAGAAGACATCTGGGAGATCGTGAATGCGTTGCAGGCTGGCTCTAAAAGCTATGCCTTCTTGGTTGACGAACGTGGGGTAATCATCAGCCACCCTGATAAATCACTGCTTTATCATAGCCTAGCCCCTTTGCCGCCAGAGAAACAAAAGCAGGGTGGGACGCTCTATGGCATTGATCAGATCAAAAGCTTGAACATTCCAGAGTTAGCAGCGATGGTAGGAGCTAAACAAACGGCTCACACTAGCTACTATTCCTCTGTTGAGCGGACACGCCAAATGATCGGCTTTGCCCCTTTACAAGAGCAACCTTGGGTGTTGGGCGTGAACAAAGCCCACGCACAATTTGATGCTCCCTTAAATCAACTCATTTCGCAGAACAGTCGCAGCTTACTAGCAGTAGGAGCGATCGCCGCAATCATTGCTTTACTTCTGGCGCAAAGCATTGCCAAACCGATTCGTGTCCTCACTAAGTCAGCCCAATCCTTGGTAGAGCAAAATGATTTTGATGATCATCAGTTAGCTAAGGCATCTTACGCAAATGATGATATTGGTCAACTCGTACACGTTTTCCTGCAAATGGCTCAAGAGGTGAAAGCACGAGAACAGAAGCTCAAACAGCAAGTACTGGAATTAAACGTCGAAATTGACGAAGCGAAAAAGGCACGTCAGGTAGCTGATATCACACAGACAGATTATTTCCAGCAACTGCAACAAAAAGCGCAAACAATCAAGGGGCAATTGTCCAAAAATGATGTGACAGAGACAGATTACTTCCAGCAGCTACAGCAAAAAGTGCAAAATCTTAAGGGTAAATCTATTAGGAGTTACGCACAAGCTACGGAAGAATCAAACTACAAAGGCACAGAGGACACAGAGAGAAGTCTGAGCGGCAAAAGCCAGCAATCAGAACTTCTCCTAAAAGGAGACGCCAAAGGCGAACGGGAGGAATGA
- a CDS encoding NHLP leader peptide family RiPP precursor, protein MPQNKTRQEFETDLVAKAWNDEGFKQELLSNSKATLTKEFGTPIPDNIEVRVVEENPNTLYIVIPVKPANLEGEGELSENALEAVAGGAVIGVIGPLQYVKS, encoded by the coding sequence ATGCCACAAAATAAAACTCGTCAAGAATTTGAAACCGATCTAGTTGCTAAAGCGTGGAACGATGAGGGGTTCAAGCAAGAACTGCTAAGTAATTCTAAGGCAACTCTTACCAAAGAATTTGGAACTCCAATTCCAGATAATATTGAAGTAAGGGTGGTTGAAGAAAACCCCAATACTCTATATATAGTGATTCCTGTGAAGCCTGCTAACCTTGAAGGTGAGGGAGAACTTTCTGAGAATGCGCTAGAGGCAGTCGCTGGTGGTGCTGTTATAGGCGTTATAGGTCCACTTCAATATGTCAAGTCATAA
- a CDS encoding transposase domain-containing protein — protein MTNAPWKLQKEQNVFAYILREHGKFTLHYFTTEMSLVNFEIIEACINPSELLLAVSQVIPSQTITRAIISTSSQEKRRRKLNSHIIVALVIAMNFWSGDSIVDVFKNLIHGLSSLQIPFLIRWKIPVSSSITEA, from the coding sequence TTGACTAATGCTCCTTGGAAGTTGCAGAAAGAGCAGAACGTGTTCGCGTATATTTTACGAGAACATGGTAAATTTACCCTACATTATTTTACAACTGAAATGTCACTTGTTAACTTTGAGATCATAGAAGCCTGCATTAATCCAAGCGAATTACTTCTGGCTGTATCACAAGTAATCCCATCTCAAACCATAACCAGAGCAATTATTAGTACTTCCAGTCAGGAAAAACGACGACGAAAACTGAACTCTCACATAATTGTAGCTTTAGTAATCGCTATGAATTTTTGGTCTGGTGATTCAATAGTAGATGTGTTCAAAAATCTCATTCATGGCTTAAGTTCTTTACAAATACCTTTCTTGATACGCTGGAAAATACCAGTAAGTTCATCAATTACAGAAGCGTAG
- a CDS encoding type 2 lanthipeptide synthetase LanM family protein: MLLTEPLTQEVALIVARASNFAERLNNSFIPNGKDNYDIQIQARSKLWCQVVAKGEAAKFQKRLAWSGLDINTLHSLLGNVDLNESQLPSWATTLEQVIQTAQSIPHQQLFSPHRYLEHENPVAFEPVYIPCLQVAQQKLQALVGSSSQLLSDAAQETLERGLLQRLSLVCTETLMKEFSEFRSSGNTLRDFLLISIQGRNRQEKYHAFIQKLFEDGLLSFFQEYSVLGRLVAVTIDFWVEATAEFLNRLATDWFDIQQCFWGEIPLQQVVALKPDLSDPHNRGRSVITLKFDAGLQLVYKPKELGIDIAFCKLLSWCNNQGIALPFKVLQVLNCSTYGWIEYVELLPCEDERAVQRFYQRSGMLLCLIYALEGTDCHQENLIACGEQPVLVDIETLLHHRANMEPKKSDALALANQQIEESVLHTMLLPQWNILPNEQLSLDLSGFGGVEQQEMSVPKLQNLNTDAMDVNYEIITLKYANGPTLNGIPLSPKDYLENLVAGFEHIYGLLISQQADLLVPGSPLMNLAHQKVRFVFRNTRTYTVILHNSYAPNLLRSGIDRSISLDILSRAFLTTNEKPVFWSILASELQAMEELDIPFFVADSSSNSLTLPTGEVIPKIFEEASFNRMLSRIKSLSEADLAKQIEIVRGSFYSRFVREPNPVSESGKVLSQAMAVVTSQQLVEQAMTIATDLQQRAISAPDGSIAWLGMGYRHSNQGLQVQSLGYGLYDGICGVALFLAALAKVTSNLEWHHAALRTLQPLRTDLHNSEPDFVTRLTRQLGMSGATGLGSIAYALAQINQLLQEPSLLQDALKAASLITPDLIAADQTFNILEGAAGVLLSLLALHKVETAHKLPESTTLDLALACGEHLLAHQTSTDNRPRAWKTWNGKHLTGFSQGAAGIAYALLQLYAVTSDSRFLDAATEAIAYEQSVFSTDTQNWPDLRSEEPCFRVSWANGAAGVGLGRLGGLSILDTTEIRQEIAIAVETTQKFAISNVDNLCWGSLGQIETLLVAAHKLDRPDLLEFVHQAVTYILTQAKAQGTFTLFPDLPPKVYNPGFFYGATGIGYELLRIAYPTLLPSVLLWE; encoded by the coding sequence ATGTTATTAACCGAGCCTCTCACTCAAGAAGTTGCATTAATTGTTGCCAGAGCGAGTAATTTTGCAGAACGTCTGAATAATTCTTTTATTCCTAATGGTAAAGACAACTATGACATACAGATTCAAGCTCGTTCAAAGCTATGGTGTCAGGTTGTAGCTAAGGGAGAAGCAGCCAAATTCCAAAAGCGTTTAGCTTGGAGTGGACTGGACATTAATACCCTTCACTCTCTTTTGGGTAATGTCGATCTGAATGAAAGTCAGCTACCTTCTTGGGCGACTACCCTTGAGCAAGTGATTCAGACTGCCCAATCCATTCCTCATCAACAATTGTTTTCCCCTCACCGTTACCTAGAGCATGAAAACCCGGTTGCCTTTGAACCTGTTTATATCCCCTGTTTGCAAGTAGCTCAGCAGAAACTTCAGGCTCTGGTGGGTTCAAGCTCCCAATTACTGAGTGACGCCGCTCAAGAGACTCTGGAACGCGGTTTACTGCAACGGCTTTCTCTTGTTTGTACCGAGACTTTGATGAAAGAATTCTCTGAATTTCGATCGTCGGGGAACACCCTGCGCGATTTCTTGCTGATCAGTATTCAAGGTCGTAACCGCCAGGAAAAGTACCATGCCTTTATTCAGAAATTGTTTGAAGATGGCTTACTCTCTTTTTTTCAAGAATACAGTGTCTTGGGACGACTAGTGGCTGTAACGATTGATTTTTGGGTAGAAGCCACCGCTGAATTTCTTAACAGGTTAGCTACAGACTGGTTTGACATCCAACAATGCTTTTGGGGGGAAATACCTTTACAGCAAGTTGTAGCTCTTAAACCAGATTTGTCAGATCCCCACAATCGGGGACGATCTGTGATTACCCTTAAGTTTGACGCTGGGCTACAATTGGTTTACAAACCCAAGGAGCTTGGCATAGACATAGCTTTCTGCAAGTTGCTTTCTTGGTGCAACAACCAAGGTATCGCCTTACCCTTCAAAGTCCTTCAAGTCCTTAATTGTTCTACTTACGGCTGGATAGAATATGTCGAATTGCTACCCTGTGAAGATGAAAGAGCCGTCCAACGCTTCTACCAACGGTCGGGGATGCTGCTGTGCCTCATCTATGCTTTAGAAGGGACAGACTGCCACCAGGAAAACCTAATTGCCTGCGGCGAACAGCCTGTCCTGGTGGATATAGAGACGTTGTTGCATCACCGGGCTAATATGGAGCCCAAGAAGTCTGATGCCTTGGCGTTAGCAAATCAGCAGATTGAAGAATCTGTCTTACACACTATGCTGCTACCCCAGTGGAATATACTGCCTAATGAGCAGTTAAGCTTGGATCTCAGTGGCTTTGGAGGAGTAGAGCAACAAGAAATGTCTGTCCCCAAGTTACAAAACCTCAACACAGACGCAATGGATGTAAACTATGAAATAATTACCTTAAAATATGCTAATGGACCGACTCTCAATGGAATTCCTCTTTCCCCTAAAGATTATTTAGAAAACTTAGTGGCGGGATTTGAGCATATTTATGGCTTGTTAATTTCCCAGCAGGCAGATCTGTTAGTTCCTGGCAGCCCTTTAATGAATTTGGCTCATCAAAAAGTCCGATTTGTCTTCCGCAACACTAGAACTTATACCGTCATTCTGCACAATTCTTACGCTCCAAACCTATTACGTTCTGGGATCGATCGCAGTATCAGTCTTGATATTTTGAGTCGCGCTTTTCTCACCACTAACGAAAAACCTGTCTTTTGGTCGATACTTGCATCTGAATTGCAAGCTATGGAAGAGTTAGATATACCCTTTTTTGTTGCTGACTCCTCAAGCAATTCCCTGACGCTACCTACAGGTGAAGTCATCCCAAAAATATTTGAAGAAGCCAGCTTCAACCGAATGCTTTCGCGAATTAAAAGTTTAAGTGAAGCAGATTTAGCTAAACAAATAGAGATTGTCCGGGGTTCTTTCTACTCGCGGTTTGTCCGAGAACCAAATCCTGTCTCTGAATCTGGTAAAGTTCTTTCGCAAGCAATGGCGGTTGTTACCTCACAACAGTTGGTGGAACAGGCAATGACTATTGCTACTGACTTACAGCAACGCGCTATTTCTGCCCCTGATGGCAGCATTGCTTGGCTTGGTATGGGATACAGGCATAGCAACCAAGGCTTACAGGTTCAGAGCTTAGGGTATGGTTTGTACGACGGCATTTGTGGCGTTGCCCTATTCCTTGCTGCCTTAGCAAAGGTTACAAGCAACTTGGAGTGGCATCACGCAGCTCTAAGAACTTTACAGCCCCTTCGCACTGACCTTCACAATTCAGAGCCTGACTTCGTGACAAGATTAACTCGGCAATTGGGGATGAGTGGGGCGACTGGGTTAGGTTCGATCGCTTATGCCTTGGCACAAATAAACCAACTCCTTCAAGAACCATCACTACTGCAAGATGCCCTTAAAGCAGCTTCTCTGATTACCCCAGACTTGATTGCTGCCGACCAAACCTTTAATATTCTGGAGGGGGCAGCAGGTGTTCTCCTCAGTCTTTTAGCGTTGCATAAAGTTGAGACGGCTCATAAACTGCCAGAATCAACAACTTTAGACTTGGCTCTAGCCTGCGGAGAGCATCTGCTTGCACATCAAACTAGTACAGACAATCGCCCTAGAGCTTGGAAAACCTGGAATGGCAAACACTTGACTGGTTTCTCCCAAGGTGCAGCAGGAATTGCCTATGCCCTTCTACAGTTATATGCAGTGACGTCAGATTCGCGGTTTCTTGATGCGGCTACAGAGGCGATCGCTTATGAACAAAGTGTTTTCTCTACTGATACTCAAAATTGGCCTGACTTGAGATCTGAAGAACCTTGTTTCAGGGTAAGTTGGGCAAATGGTGCTGCTGGAGTTGGATTAGGGCGATTGGGAGGATTATCCATTTTGGATACTACAGAAATTCGTCAGGAGATTGCTATTGCCGTAGAAACCACTCAAAAATTCGCGATCTCAAATGTAGATAATCTCTGCTGGGGTAGCTTAGGTCAGATAGAAACTTTGCTGGTAGCCGCCCACAAGCTAGACCGACCAGACCTTTTGGAGTTTGTTCATCAAGCAGTTACCTACATACTCACCCAAGCCAAAGCTCAAGGTACGTTTACTCTTTTCCCCGATTTACCGCCAAAAGTTTACAACCCTGGGTTTTTTTATGGCGCTACTGGCATTGGTTACGAACTCTTACGAATTGCCTATCCTACTTTATTGCCCTCTGTTTTATTATGGGAATGA
- a CDS encoding NHLP leader peptide family RiPP precursor: protein MPQNKTRQEFEADIVAKTWKDEGFKQELLSNPKSTITKEFGTLIPDNIQVRVVEENPNTLYIVLPVKPADLESEEGELSENALEAVAGGATIGIYGPLQIVKS from the coding sequence ATGCCACAAAATAAAACTCGTCAAGAATTTGAAGCAGATATAGTTGCTAAAACATGGAAAGATGAGGGATTCAAGCAAGAACTGCTAAGTAATCCTAAGTCAACTATTACCAAAGAATTTGGAACTCTAATTCCAGACAACATTCAAGTCAGGGTGGTTGAGGAAAACCCCAACACTTTATATATAGTGCTTCCTGTAAAGCCTGCTGACCTTGAAAGTGAGGAGGGAGAACTTTCTGAGAATGCGCTAGAGGCAGTCGCTGGTGGGGCTACTATAGGCATTTATGGTCCACTTCAAATTGTCAAGTCATAA
- a CDS encoding Nif11-like leader peptide family natural product precursor codes for MSVEAVNQFLKKVAQDEKLQQELAKVLETQNNDRVDATELGAKYGYQFSADEFSQEIQRRQGEFQQRQQQENLSDRELEAVAGGTTPTLLLAGGFLTGKILGGG; via the coding sequence ATGAGCGTTGAAGCAGTAAACCAGTTCTTAAAGAAAGTAGCCCAAGATGAGAAACTCCAACAAGAGTTAGCAAAAGTCTTGGAAACACAAAACAACGACCGAGTCGATGCTACAGAGTTGGGTGCAAAATACGGCTACCAGTTCAGTGCAGATGAGTTTTCCCAGGAAATTCAGCGCCGCCAGGGCGAATTTCAGCAACGTCAACAGCAGGAAAATCTCAGCGATCGGGAATTGGAAGCTGTTGCTGGCGGCACAACACCTACCTTGTTGTTAGCAGGCGGTTTCTTAACTGGCAAGATTCTTGGCGGTGGCTAA
- a CDS encoding radical SAM family RiPP maturation amino acid epimerase produces MYEQNNPQEFMIRNHLKRFFEKWHADPDFREQVFTDSVQAASRHNLKVNIEEIRQLWDTEYASLQGDQAPISPTLEIYQKYFQQSDKKDFRANISTNPQYTAWRARQIARNDSLHKKAHHDAIVHASVAFELSKGCSVGCWFCGISAPRLEDLFLYTPENAKLWREVLELLKEILGPATKTGFCYWATDPLDNPDYEKFCSDFHEISGIFPQTTTALALRDPERTRSLLKLSRKKGCDLDRFSVLSLKILNQIHEEFSAEELAFVSLIHQNSESDTIKANVGRLRERNHKKAELSELSQEDDFSAQGTIACVTGFLFNMVDRTVKLISPCRASDRWPLGYIIFAQGSFSNIDDLRAILQRMIDEHMSPTVRDNDLICFRDELKYEKLPDGFQVSTKIMTRKFRHQNYLRELGEAIQKGDKPAAEIVGLFNLLGVPSDKTFQALNLLLASGCLNEEPRTKTLAYAR; encoded by the coding sequence ATGTATGAACAAAATAATCCACAAGAATTCATGATTCGGAATCATCTCAAACGTTTTTTTGAAAAATGGCACGCCGATCCAGATTTTAGAGAGCAAGTATTTACAGATTCAGTCCAAGCGGCTTCCCGGCATAACCTGAAAGTCAATATTGAAGAAATTAGACAGCTATGGGATACAGAATATGCAAGTCTTCAGGGGGACCAAGCTCCTATTTCTCCCACGTTAGAAATTTATCAAAAATATTTTCAACAAAGCGACAAAAAAGACTTCCGAGCAAACATTTCCACAAATCCTCAGTATACAGCTTGGAGAGCGCGACAGATTGCTCGCAATGATAGTCTGCACAAAAAAGCTCATCACGACGCCATAGTACATGCTTCTGTTGCCTTTGAACTAAGCAAAGGGTGTTCGGTGGGCTGCTGGTTTTGCGGTATATCAGCACCACGTCTTGAAGATTTGTTCCTGTATACACCAGAAAATGCCAAACTATGGCGTGAAGTCTTGGAATTACTCAAAGAAATCCTTGGTCCTGCTACTAAGACAGGTTTTTGTTACTGGGCAACAGATCCATTGGATAACCCTGATTATGAAAAATTCTGTAGTGATTTTCATGAAATTTCCGGCATCTTTCCCCAAACAACAACTGCTCTGGCTTTAAGAGATCCAGAACGCACGCGCTCACTGCTGAAACTTTCTAGAAAAAAGGGTTGTGATTTGGATCGTTTTTCTGTTCTTTCCTTAAAAATCTTAAACCAAATTCATGAGGAATTTAGTGCAGAAGAGCTAGCTTTTGTTAGCTTAATCCATCAAAATTCTGAATCAGATACAATTAAAGCTAATGTAGGAAGACTGCGGGAGCGAAATCATAAAAAGGCAGAATTGAGTGAATTATCTCAGGAAGATGATTTTTCCGCTCAAGGAACTATTGCTTGCGTCACCGGGTTCCTATTCAACATGGTTGACAGAACTGTTAAACTCATTAGCCCTTGTCGAGCTAGTGACCGTTGGCCTTTGGGTTACATTATTTTTGCTCAAGGCTCTTTTTCTAATATTGATGATTTAAGAGCTATTCTCCAAAGAATGATCGACGAACATATGTCGCCTACAGTTAGAGATAACGATCTTATCTGCTTCCGTGACGAGCTGAAATACGAAAAGCTGCCAGACGGTTTTCAGGTTTCGACAAAAATTATGACTCGTAAGTTTCGGCATCAAAATTACCTCAGGGAACTAGGAGAAGCGATCCAAAAAGGTGATAAGCCAGCCGCAGAGATTGTGGGATTATTCAATTTACTCGGAGTCCCATCTGACAAGACATTTCAAGCTCTTAATCTATTGCTAGCAAGTGGTTGTTTGAATGAAGAACCCAGAACAAAAACGCTAGCCTACGCCCGGTAG
- a CDS encoding NB-ARC domain-containing protein: MNVEEILNFTDALIFAKKGKHLSDVQRLIIQAVCSGTRQCYDKIAENSNYSPNYLKQDVGPKLWQLFSDIFNVKITKNNFRATVESQAGLVSHEGGVIHRDQICMTDRRQDWGEAPDASIFYGRSDELARLEQWIVTEDCRMLGLVGMGGIGKTHLSVKLAEQIQEQFDYVIWRSLRNAPSLQQILESFLQFIAKSQETDLPATLDKKISLLIDYLRKHRCLLVLDDVETILCGGDCTGFYKQDYEDYGDFFKRLGECRHNSCLVVISREKPKEIFVMQGETLPVRCLNLRGLNVSAGLQILQLKGCCCNLDAECTVLVKKYSGNPLALKMVAEVIQQLFEGDVGEFLKYNSLVIDEIRALLQQHFNRLSELGNTILYWLAINREPVSIGKLQSDIYPGFSKEILIKTLKSLVQRSLIETKENHFYLQPLLMEYMSSLLIERVCEEVETGKLVLLKSHTLLKAEAKDYIKNTQINFIIQPILYKLLAVFKNQSNLEIRLEEIISKLQVHSPEESSYAAGNILNLLCQLQTNLNGYNCYDLNVWQAYLQDVN, encoded by the coding sequence ATGAATGTTGAAGAAATTCTCAACTTTACTGATGCTTTAATCTTTGCGAAGAAGGGCAAACATCTAAGTGACGTTCAACGGCTAATAATTCAGGCAGTTTGCTCTGGAACACGTCAGTGTTATGACAAGATAGCAGAAAATAGTAATTATTCCCCTAATTACCTTAAGCAAGATGTCGGGCCAAAGTTGTGGCAACTATTTTCAGATATCTTTAACGTAAAGATTACAAAAAATAATTTTCGCGCCACAGTGGAGTCGCAAGCAGGTCTAGTGTCCCATGAAGGCGGAGTCATTCATCGAGACCAAATCTGTATGACCGACCGACGCCAAGATTGGGGCGAGGCACCTGATGCTTCAATTTTCTATGGTCGCAGCGACGAACTGGCTAGGCTAGAACAATGGATTGTAACTGAAGACTGCCGCATGTTAGGGCTTGTGGGCATGGGGGGAATTGGCAAAACCCATCTGTCTGTGAAGTTAGCCGAACAAATTCAAGAGCAATTTGATTATGTCATTTGGCGATCGTTACGTAATGCCCCATCCCTACAACAGATTCTAGAATCTTTCCTCCAATTCATCGCCAAAAGTCAGGAAACGGATTTACCAGCAACCTTAGATAAGAAAATATCACTCCTAATTGATTATTTACGAAAGCATCGATGTTTATTAGTACTGGATGATGTTGAGACGATTTTGTGCGGTGGGGACTGTACGGGCTTTTACAAACAAGATTATGAAGATTATGGCGACTTCTTCAAACGCCTGGGAGAATGCCGCCACAACAGCTGCTTAGTAGTCATCAGCCGGGAAAAACCCAAAGAAATTTTTGTAATGCAAGGGGAAACCCTGCCAGTTCGCTGCCTCAACTTACGCGGTTTAAATGTATCAGCTGGATTGCAGATACTTCAACTTAAGGGTTGTTGCTGTAACTTGGATGCTGAATGCACAGTCCTAGTTAAAAAATATTCAGGTAATCCACTGGCATTAAAGATGGTGGCAGAAGTGATTCAACAATTATTTGAGGGCGACGTCGGGGAATTTCTTAAATATAATAGCTTAGTTATTGATGAAATTCGCGCTCTCCTACAGCAGCACTTCAATCGATTATCAGAGTTAGGAAACACCATTTTGTACTGGTTGGCAATTAATCGGGAACCAGTTTCTATTGGAAAATTGCAATCAGATATTTATCCGGGCTTCTCTAAAGAAATATTAATAAAAACTCTGAAATCTCTGGTTCAGCGTTCATTGATAGAAACGAAGGAAAACCATTTTTATTTGCAGCCATTGCTGATGGAATATATGAGTAGCTTGTTGATTGAGCGGGTTTGTGAAGAAGTTGAGACTGGGAAACTAGTTTTGCTCAAAAGCCATACTTTGCTCAAGGCTGAAGCTAAAGATTATATTAAAAACACTCAAATTAATTTCATCATTCAACCTATTTTATATAAACTACTAGCTGTTTTTAAAAATCAAAGTAATCTGGAAATTCGGCTTGAGGAAATTATATCAAAACTGCAAGTCCACTCTCCAGAAGAATCCAGTTATGCTGCCGGAAATATCCTGAATCTCCTTTGTCAACTTCAGACAAATTTAAATGGCTATAATTGTTATGATTTAAATGTTTGGCAAGCATATTTACAGGATGTGAATTAA